Proteins found in one Blastocatellia bacterium genomic segment:
- a CDS encoding HD domain-containing protein — protein sequence MRNQTLEYQNPLTGEARPCFIAQTDFGPCYCDQESGKQLFLYENPISRVLVGLDEDQVEHGHEQLKEELRERLQQIGAQIKSGSTAVRELAEAMSRTLAALDEPLSAEAEAVLNLPSDTRPGKNRARLRDHFLLTSGIAVALAQALLIKGHRPAEMASGLAHFDEREALALLRLAAMCHDIGKHPPRGHIERGQAFVRDVFADLLGTEIIDEIAEAVKRHHASRRHRLQGLAPESLMQEIICFADSVASGADRPGDPAFNFPGYDDVRVWERRYFGDETPLALIAADVDRVQGYVFESAKLPEMRGASLILDLLNIKDSDEEDRWGNLSINRRPIKGIPQVLADEFGLPRESIVYASGGGAMIIAPAARAEEIKRRIERLYIETTLTATTTVVYQPLRLRDLALGIDPIPLEHWFSASARQASGEAWRLLKHNLVIVSEDKWEKFNAPADLNDQHYYRSKRFGQLQTALGYKLRRAKQSKPTAPLFEVSPFTERCAYCQFRPAYKLSSDVDERPICQVCDRKRQRQARSFYINQFIQYLRSEAKQSNELPYLSGVKQDRKVGDWHEIESPPDLEAVAEAGATRAVRNYIGIIYADGNDMGAKLDGLETPAAFKSFAEDVRSAIEGAVFNGLGTLLDGHRTTEREEISSSGQKHKRTLRYHPFEIVSIGGDDVYLFVPADIALELALHICREFEKAFNRALTLSAGVLLAHVNTPIYFSRTIVKGLLRNAKTLGKAGDSAISAVDFQTITADTAASESIPQFRQRAYCNQKFPTLETLTMRPLTLDQFQKMIEVVRTLKQRKTPKSQLYALRDAVVRGPQPRATNYYNYQRARSDELKKAYEPLHEYLKQLSSDDRFFPFFKPGGQSDLVTAIVDLVEIYDFVRATP from the coding sequence ATGCGGAATCAAACGCTCGAATATCAAAACCCGTTGACAGGAGAAGCGCGGCCATGCTTCATTGCGCAAACTGACTTCGGCCCGTGCTACTGCGATCAAGAGTCCGGGAAGCAGTTGTTCCTCTACGAGAACCCGATCAGCCGTGTCCTCGTCGGGCTTGATGAAGATCAAGTCGAGCACGGGCATGAGCAGCTCAAAGAGGAACTGCGGGAGCGACTCCAACAAATCGGCGCTCAGATCAAAAGTGGTTCAACGGCCGTGCGTGAGCTTGCCGAAGCGATGAGCCGCACGCTCGCCGCGCTGGACGAACCGCTCAGCGCAGAAGCCGAAGCCGTTCTGAATCTACCGAGCGATACACGGCCGGGGAAGAATCGCGCGCGATTGCGTGATCATTTTCTTCTCACGTCAGGCATCGCCGTTGCTCTAGCGCAGGCTTTGCTGATCAAAGGACACCGACCGGCAGAGATGGCCAGCGGCTTGGCCCATTTTGACGAACGAGAGGCTCTGGCACTGCTGCGACTGGCCGCGATGTGTCATGACATCGGAAAGCACCCACCCAGAGGCCATATCGAGCGGGGTCAGGCGTTCGTCCGCGACGTGTTCGCCGACTTGCTTGGGACTGAGATCATTGATGAAATCGCCGAGGCAGTTAAACGGCATCACGCCAGCCGCCGTCACCGCTTGCAAGGACTTGCGCCCGAATCCTTGATGCAGGAGATCATTTGCTTCGCTGACTCGGTCGCCTCCGGCGCAGATCGTCCCGGCGACCCCGCTTTCAACTTTCCCGGCTACGATGATGTGCGCGTGTGGGAACGTCGCTACTTCGGTGACGAGACGCCGCTTGCGCTCATCGCCGCCGATGTGGATCGCGTGCAGGGCTATGTCTTCGAGTCGGCCAAGCTGCCGGAGATGCGCGGCGCAAGCTTGATTCTGGATTTGCTCAACATCAAAGACAGCGACGAAGAAGACCGTTGGGGGAACCTCAGCATCAATCGCCGACCGATCAAAGGAATCCCACAAGTCCTCGCCGATGAATTCGGTCTTCCGCGCGAGAGCATCGTTTACGCTTCCGGCGGCGGCGCGATGATCATCGCCCCAGCCGCGCGCGCCGAGGAAATCAAACGGCGCATTGAGCGGTTGTACATTGAGACCACGCTGACAGCGACTACAACAGTGGTTTACCAGCCTCTACGGTTGCGCGACTTGGCGCTTGGCATTGATCCCATTCCGCTCGAGCACTGGTTCAGCGCGAGCGCCCGACAAGCCAGCGGCGAAGCGTGGCGATTGCTGAAACATAACCTGGTGATTGTCAGTGAAGATAAGTGGGAGAAATTCAACGCACCTGCCGATTTGAACGATCAGCACTACTACCGCAGCAAGCGATTCGGCCAATTGCAGACGGCGCTCGGCTACAAATTGCGGCGAGCCAAGCAGAGTAAGCCGACGGCTCCGCTGTTTGAAGTTTCGCCGTTCACCGAGCGTTGCGCCTACTGCCAGTTTCGTCCGGCATACAAACTCTCGTCCGATGTTGATGAACGACCCATCTGCCAGGTTTGCGACCGCAAGCGGCAACGACAGGCTCGAAGCTTCTACATTAACCAGTTCATTCAATACCTCCGCTCTGAAGCTAAACAGAGCAATGAACTACCGTACTTGAGCGGCGTGAAGCAGGATCGCAAGGTCGGCGACTGGCATGAGATTGAATCGCCGCCGGACCTTGAAGCTGTCGCTGAAGCCGGCGCGACCCGCGCGGTGAGGAACTATATCGGCATCATCTACGCCGACGGCAACGACATGGGCGCAAAGCTCGACGGCCTGGAGACCCCGGCGGCATTCAAAAGCTTCGCCGAAGACGTTCGCTCAGCCATTGAAGGGGCTGTCTTCAACGGACTCGGCACGCTGCTTGATGGTCATCGCACAACCGAGCGCGAGGAGATCAGTAGCAGCGGCCAGAAGCACAAGCGCACGCTTCGCTACCATCCCTTCGAAATCGTCTCCATCGGCGGCGATGACGTTTATCTCTTCGTTCCGGCAGACATTGCTCTCGAACTGGCGCTGCACATCTGCCGAGAATTTGAGAAAGCGTTCAACCGAGCATTGACACTGAGCGCCGGCGTCTTGCTGGCTCACGTCAACACGCCGATCTACTTTTCACGAACCATCGTCAAAGGACTCCTCAGGAACGCGAAGACGCTCGGCAAAGCTGGCGATTCGGCGATTTCAGCCGTGGATTTCCAGACGATCACCGCCGATACAGCAGCCTCTGAAAGCATCCCTCAGTTTCGCCAGCGAGCCTATTGTAACCAGAAGTTCCCAACGCTTGAGACGCTGACGATGCGCCCGCTCACGCTCGATCAGTTTCAGAAGATGATCGAGGTCGTTCGCACGCTCAAGCAGCGGAAAACTCCCAAGAGTCAACTCTATGCTTTGCGCGATGCCGTCGTCAGAGGCCCGCAGCCCCGCGCCACCAACTATTACAACTATCAACGAGCACGCAGCGATGAGTTGAAAAAAGCTTACGAGCCGTTGCATGAGTATCTGAAACAACTGTCCAGTGACGACCGCTTCTTCCCTTTCTTCAAGCCTGGGGGACAGAGCGACCTTGTCACTGCCATCGTTGATCTTGTGGAGATTTACGATTTCGTCCGTGCCACACCCTAG